One window from the genome of Diceros bicornis minor isolate mBicDic1 chromosome 1, mDicBic1.mat.cur, whole genome shotgun sequence encodes:
- the NEUROG1 gene encoding neurogenin-1: protein MPASLDTRLSDLDCASSSSSSDLSGFLTDEEDCARLQPPGSASGPPVPACRGAPGIPGASDTSRAQDDEQERRRRRGRARVRSEALLHSLRRSRRVKANDRERNRMHNLNAALDALRSVLPSFPDDTKLTKIETLRFAYNYIWALAETLRLADQGLPGGGARERLLPPQCAPCLPGPPSPASDSESWGSGAASSPCTAAASPLSDPSSPAASEDFAYGPGDPLFSFPGLPKDLLHTTPCFIPYQ from the coding sequence ATGCCAGCCTCTCTGGACACACGCCTCTCGGACCTTGACtgcgccagcagcagcagcagcagcgaccTCTCCGGCTTCCTCACCGACGAGGAGGACTGTGCCAGGCTCCAACCTCCAGGTTCCGCCTCGGGGCCGCCCGTGCCAGCCTGCAGGGGCGCTCCTGGGATTCCCGGGGCGTCTGATACTTCCCGGGCGCAGGACGACGAGCAGGAGAGGCGGCGGCGCAGGGGCCGCGCGCGGGTGCGTTCAGAGGCGCTGCTGCACTCGCTGCGCAGGAGCCGGCGCGTCAAGGCCAACGACCGCGAGCGCAACCGCATGCACAACTTGAACGCGGCGCTGGACGCGCTGCGCAGCGTGCTGCCCTCCTTCCCCGACGACACCAAGCTCACCAAGATCGAGACGCTGCGCTTCGCCTACAACTACATCTGGGCTCTGGCGGAGACCCTGCGCCTGGCAGACCAGGGGCTGCCCGGGGGCGGTGCCCGGGAGCGCCTCCTGCCGCCGCAGTGTGCCCCCTGCCTGCCCGGGCCCCCAAGCCCCGCCAGCGACTCCGAGTCCTGGGGCTCCGGTGCTGCCTCCTCTCCCTGCACCGCCGCCGCCTCGCCACTCTCTGACCCCAGTAGCCCCGCAGCCTCCGAAGATTTCGCCTACGGCCCCGGCGACccccttttctccttccctggCCTGCCCAAGGATTTGCTCCACACGACACCCTGTTTCATCCCTTACCAGTAG